Proteins encoded within one genomic window of Couchioplanes caeruleus:
- the rimI gene encoding ribosomal protein S18-alanine N-acetyltransferase: MAIERFRWWHIADVLPMEEDLFGPVKWSAAMFWNELAQRHFYVVAREDDELLGYAGLAVVDEQESWVQTIGVKREAQQRGLGRALLEALLERAGKRKVLLEVAVDNRPAQQLYAAYDFEPVGIRRGYYQPTNTDALVMMRDA; encoded by the coding sequence ATGGCGATCGAGCGGTTCCGGTGGTGGCACATCGCCGATGTGCTGCCGATGGAGGAGGATCTCTTCGGGCCGGTGAAGTGGTCAGCGGCCATGTTCTGGAATGAGCTGGCCCAGCGTCACTTCTACGTCGTGGCCCGGGAGGACGACGAACTTCTCGGCTATGCCGGGCTGGCGGTCGTCGACGAGCAGGAGAGCTGGGTACAGACCATCGGCGTCAAGCGCGAGGCCCAGCAGCGGGGTCTGGGCCGGGCATTGCTCGAGGCACTCCTCGAGCGGGCCGGGAAGCGCAAGGTGCTGCTCGAGGTGGCCGTGGACAACCGGCCCGCGCAACAGCTCTACGCCGCGTACGACTTCGAGCCAGTCGGGATCCGGCGCGGCTACTACCAACCGACCAACACGGACGCCCTGGTGATGATGCGCGATGCCTGA
- the tsaD gene encoding tRNA (adenosine(37)-N6)-threonylcarbamoyltransferase complex transferase subunit TsaD, producing MPDEPLVLGIETSCDETGVGIVRGHTLLADALASSVDQHARFGGVVPEVASRAHLEAIVPTMRRALDDAGVTLADIDAIAVTAGPGLAGALLVGVAAAKGYALAAEKPIYGVNHLAAHVAVDTLEHGPLPEPAVAMLVSGGHSSLLLVDDLTAGVTPLGATIDDAAGEAFDKVARLLGMGFPGGPVIDRTARDGDPRAIAFPRGLTAPKDQAEHRFDFSFSGLKTAVARWVEARERSGEPVPVADVAASFQDAVCDVLTAKALDACREHGVETLIIGGGVAANSRLRLLAEERAAKLGVRVRVPRPQLCTDNGAMVAALGSHLVAAGVAPSRLDLPADSAMSLTSIAVAG from the coding sequence ATGCCTGACGAGCCTCTGGTCCTCGGAATCGAGACCTCCTGCGACGAGACCGGCGTCGGCATCGTCCGTGGGCACACCCTGCTCGCCGACGCGCTGGCCTCCAGTGTGGATCAACATGCGCGGTTCGGCGGGGTGGTGCCCGAGGTCGCCAGCCGGGCGCATCTGGAGGCCATCGTGCCGACCATGCGCCGGGCGTTGGACGACGCCGGTGTCACGCTCGCCGACATCGATGCGATCGCCGTGACGGCCGGGCCCGGCCTGGCGGGTGCGCTGCTCGTCGGGGTCGCCGCCGCCAAGGGGTACGCCCTCGCCGCGGAGAAGCCGATCTACGGCGTCAACCATCTCGCCGCTCACGTCGCCGTGGACACCCTCGAGCACGGGCCGCTGCCGGAGCCCGCGGTGGCGATGCTCGTCTCGGGCGGGCACTCGTCGCTGCTGCTCGTCGACGATCTGACCGCGGGGGTGACGCCGCTCGGCGCCACCATCGACGACGCCGCGGGGGAGGCGTTCGACAAGGTCGCGCGGTTGCTGGGGATGGGCTTTCCGGGCGGGCCGGTGATCGACCGTACGGCCCGTGACGGCGATCCGCGGGCGATCGCGTTCCCGCGCGGCCTGACCGCGCCGAAAGATCAGGCCGAGCACCGGTTCGACTTCTCGTTCTCGGGCCTGAAGACGGCGGTGGCGCGCTGGGTGGAGGCGCGGGAGCGCAGCGGCGAGCCGGTGCCGGTCGCCGACGTGGCCGCGAGCTTCCAGGATGCGGTCTGCGACGTGCTCACCGCGAAGGCCCTGGACGCGTGCCGGGAGCACGGCGTCGAGACGCTGATCATCGGCGGCGGGGTCGCGGCGAACTCGCGGCTGCGGCTGCTGGCCGAGGAGCGCGCGGCGAAGCTGGGCGTACGGGTACGCGTACCCCGTCCGCAGTTGTGCACGGACAACGGTGCGATGGTCGCCGCCCTCGGGTCGCATCTCGTCGCGGCCGGCGTGGCTCCCAGTCGGCTCGATCTGCCGGCCGATTCGGCGATGTCATTGACCTCGATCGCTGTGGCGGGGTAG
- a CDS encoding alpha/beta hydrolase, whose amino-acid sequence MTVLRATDPGHWVEAALAWRSWASAAGRWAAEVRRCAAALRTVWRGAAAEAVSARLARLQRLLDLFRLGCWAADQALTEFAAALTRARADDDLRAATAADATASALLRGLFLVPASPPGADPPACTATPAEVGRWWAGLGPEQREWLLATEPGWIGSLDGVPAAARDRANRLLLDGMHIEGTLAERLADGDGPRAYLLVIDPAGEGRAVVALGDPDRAENVLTQVPGMTADLASFGGELARAERIAVRAGELAPGIATSAVMWLGYDAPDFLGEAASRSRADAGALALRRFQDGLRAGHEGPPARHTVLGHSYGSLVVGAAAASPGLAADSVVLVGSPGVGVDSAADLHVPAGEVWASTSRTDVIQWAAVSPRSLAEDLLTAHARPAGALLAFGRPEDDLYHGTNPAEPAFGARRFPSQAGAGHLGYWDEGGPALDALTNITLGRSDVIPR is encoded by the coding sequence ATGACCGTGCTGCGGGCGACCGACCCGGGCCACTGGGTGGAAGCGGCCCTGGCGTGGCGGTCCTGGGCGTCGGCGGCCGGGCGCTGGGCCGCCGAGGTCCGGCGCTGCGCGGCGGCGCTGCGCACGGTCTGGCGCGGCGCGGCGGCCGAGGCGGTCAGCGCCAGGCTGGCCCGGCTGCAACGCCTGCTGGACCTCTTCCGGCTCGGCTGCTGGGCGGCCGACCAGGCGCTGACCGAGTTCGCCGCGGCGCTGACCCGGGCCCGGGCCGATGACGACCTTCGGGCGGCCACGGCGGCGGACGCGACGGCCAGCGCGCTACTGCGCGGGTTGTTCCTGGTCCCGGCGTCGCCGCCGGGTGCCGATCCACCGGCCTGCACGGCGACTCCGGCGGAGGTGGGCCGGTGGTGGGCCGGCCTCGGCCCGGAGCAGCGCGAATGGCTGCTGGCCACCGAGCCGGGATGGATCGGGTCGCTCGACGGGGTTCCGGCCGCGGCGCGCGACCGCGCCAACCGGCTGCTGCTCGACGGGATGCACATCGAGGGCACGCTCGCGGAACGACTCGCGGACGGCGACGGCCCGCGGGCGTACCTGCTGGTGATCGACCCGGCGGGCGAGGGACGCGCGGTCGTCGCCCTGGGCGACCCCGACCGGGCGGAGAACGTCCTGACCCAGGTGCCCGGCATGACGGCCGACCTGGCGTCGTTCGGCGGCGAGCTGGCCCGTGCGGAACGGATCGCGGTCCGGGCGGGCGAGCTGGCGCCGGGCATCGCCACCAGTGCGGTCATGTGGCTGGGCTACGACGCCCCCGACTTCCTCGGCGAGGCGGCGAGCCGGTCACGGGCCGATGCCGGCGCCCTCGCCCTGCGACGCTTCCAGGACGGCCTCCGCGCCGGCCATGAGGGCCCGCCCGCGCGGCATACCGTGCTGGGGCACAGCTACGGGTCGCTGGTGGTCGGCGCCGCCGCGGCAAGCCCGGGCCTCGCCGCCGACAGCGTGGTCCTCGTCGGCTCGCCCGGGGTCGGCGTGGATTCCGCGGCGGACCTGCACGTCCCGGCCGGGGAGGTCTGGGCCTCGACCTCCCGCACGGATGTCATCCAGTGGGCGGCCGTCTCGCCGCGCAGCCTGGCGGAAGATCTGCTCACCGCCCACGCCCGGCCGGCAGGGGCGCTGCTCGCCTTCGGCCGCCCCGAGGACGACCTGTATCACGGCACGAACCCCGCCGAGCCCGCCTTCGGAGCCCGGCGGTTTCCGAGCCAGGCCGGCGCCGGCCACCTCGGTTACTGGGACGAAGGCGGCCCGGCGCTCGACGCGCTCACGAACATCACCCTGGGACGGTCCGATGTCATTCCACGGTGA
- the ung gene encoding uracil-DNA glycosylase: MNLPDLLPPAWRAELTPFLDPAATEALGSFVAEQYAQHTVYPPVEDLFAAYRLCPPERTRVLLLGQDPYHGPGQAHGLSFSVREGVRVPPSLRNVYKELAADVGVPPATSGDLTGWARQGVLLLNAVLTVRAGAAASHKNRGWEVFTDATIRALNARRERVVFLLWGSYARKKAALVTNPAHTVIESGHPSPLNGGKDFLGARMFSAANKALADAGRPPIDWDPRAAAEAGA, from the coding sequence GTGAATCTGCCCGATCTGCTGCCGCCCGCCTGGCGTGCGGAGCTGACGCCGTTCCTCGACCCCGCCGCCACGGAGGCGCTGGGCAGCTTCGTGGCCGAGCAGTATGCCCAGCACACCGTCTACCCGCCGGTGGAGGATCTTTTCGCGGCGTACCGGCTCTGCCCGCCCGAGCGGACCCGGGTGTTGCTTCTCGGGCAGGACCCGTACCACGGGCCGGGGCAGGCGCACGGCCTGAGCTTCAGCGTCCGTGAGGGAGTGCGGGTGCCTCCGTCGCTGCGCAACGTCTACAAGGAGCTTGCCGCCGACGTCGGGGTGCCGCCCGCGACCAGCGGAGATCTCACCGGGTGGGCGCGGCAGGGCGTGCTGCTGCTCAATGCGGTGCTCACCGTGCGCGCGGGAGCCGCGGCGTCACACAAGAACAGGGGTTGGGAGGTGTTCACGGACGCCACGATCCGTGCCCTGAACGCTCGGCGGGAGCGGGTGGTGTTCCTGCTCTGGGGGTCGTATGCGCGGAAGAAGGCCGCCCTGGTGACCAATCCGGCGCACACGGTGATCGAATCCGGTCATCCGAGTCCTCTCAACGGCGGCAAGGACTTCCTCGGCGCCCGCATGTTCAGCGCCGCCAACAAGGCGCTCGCCGACGCCGGGCGCCCGCCGATCGACTGGGACCCCCGAGCCGCCGCCGAAGCCGGCGCCTGA
- the tsaB gene encoding tRNA (adenosine(37)-N6)-threonylcarbamoyltransferase complex dimerization subunit type 1 TsaB — translation MLVLALDTSTPAVTAALAEVTDAGLTGLGERRVVDPRAHGELLAPQIRAVLADAGARPAQLGAIVAGLGPGPFTGLRVGLATAASMGQALGVPTYGICSLDALGRAAGPGRVLVATDARRREVYFATYVDGKRVTEPDVAKPAEVPVDADRAVGEGALKYSDVFGVPIEGRLLHPPGEALIALALDKIRAGAAGEPLTPLYLRRPDAVEPSARKHVLP, via the coding sequence GTGCTCGTACTCGCTCTGGACACCTCCACGCCCGCGGTCACCGCCGCCCTCGCGGAGGTCACCGATGCCGGCCTGACCGGCCTCGGTGAGCGGCGGGTGGTCGACCCGCGGGCGCACGGTGAGTTGCTGGCACCGCAGATCCGCGCCGTCCTCGCCGACGCCGGCGCCCGCCCGGCCCAGCTCGGTGCGATCGTCGCCGGGCTCGGCCCCGGCCCGTTCACCGGCCTGCGCGTGGGTCTCGCCACCGCCGCGAGCATGGGGCAGGCGCTGGGCGTTCCCACGTACGGGATCTGCTCGCTCGATGCTCTCGGCCGTGCGGCCGGGCCGGGCCGGGTTCTGGTCGCGACCGACGCGCGGCGGCGGGAGGTCTATTTCGCCACCTATGTCGACGGCAAGCGGGTGACCGAGCCCGACGTCGCGAAGCCCGCCGAGGTGCCCGTCGATGCCGATCGCGCCGTCGGCGAGGGCGCGCTGAAGTACAGCGACGTCTTCGGGGTGCCGATCGAGGGCCGGCTTCTGCATCCGCCGGGCGAGGCACTGATCGCCCTGGCGCTCGACAAGATCCGGGCCGGGGCGGCGGGTGAACCGCTCACCCCGCTCTATCTGCGCCGGCCGGATGCGGTCGAGCCCTCCGCCCGCAAGCATGTGCTGCCCTGA
- a CDS encoding alpha/beta fold hydrolase, with amino-acid sequence MRPVKPSARSSSRTGRSGPRRRAKQVGIAGAVIGVAAAGLATAFAVERALVRKSVNAPGDPHADEEFGEQPHDERLTVTAADGTELHVEIVEPQQAGAKPTIVFVHGFALDMGTFYFQRQALTELGEHRLVFYDQPGHGRSSRLQSGDYDIAALGKSLAAVLDATVPEGRIILVGHSMGGMTIMAFAEQYPEWFGERVTGVVLMSTSAGLIDKAKLGLPTLAARVSAPFIPLWGGAARLGGPVIERARLASSDLAWLLTRRYGFGDSRPSPSLVTFVEQMNSKTSVETLTKYLRTLYTHNRFPALSALKAVPVLVLVGTKDYLTPVAHSEDILRRLPDAELLKIDNSGHVVMLEKADEVNAALIPFLERVS; translated from the coding sequence ATGAGGCCCGTCAAACCGTCCGCCCGTTCCTCGTCGCGGACGGGCCGGTCCGGTCCGCGGCGGCGGGCGAAGCAGGTCGGGATCGCCGGTGCGGTCATCGGTGTCGCGGCGGCCGGGCTCGCCACCGCGTTCGCGGTCGAGCGGGCGCTGGTGCGCAAGTCGGTCAACGCGCCCGGTGACCCGCACGCCGACGAGGAGTTCGGTGAACAGCCGCACGACGAACGGCTCACCGTCACCGCGGCCGACGGCACCGAGCTGCACGTGGAGATCGTCGAGCCCCAGCAGGCCGGCGCGAAGCCCACGATCGTCTTCGTGCACGGCTTCGCCCTGGACATGGGCACCTTCTACTTCCAGCGGCAGGCGCTCACCGAGCTGGGGGAGCACCGGCTCGTCTTCTACGATCAGCCGGGTCACGGCCGGTCCAGTCGCCTGCAGTCCGGTGACTACGACATCGCGGCGCTAGGGAAGTCGCTGGCGGCGGTGCTCGACGCGACCGTGCCGGAGGGGCGCATCATCCTGGTCGGGCATTCGATGGGCGGCATGACGATCATGGCGTTCGCCGAGCAGTATCCGGAATGGTTCGGCGAGCGGGTCACCGGCGTGGTGCTCATGTCCACATCGGCCGGCCTCATCGACAAGGCCAAGCTTGGTCTGCCCACGCTGGCCGCCCGCGTCAGTGCGCCGTTCATCCCGCTGTGGGGCGGGGCGGCGCGGCTCGGGGGACCGGTGATCGAGCGGGCCCGGCTCGCCTCGTCCGATCTCGCCTGGCTGCTGACCCGGCGGTACGGATTCGGCGATTCCCGGCCCAGCCCCTCGCTGGTCACCTTCGTGGAGCAGATGAACTCCAAGACATCGGTCGAGACCTTGACCAAGTATCTGCGCACGCTCTACACGCACAACCGGTTCCCGGCCCTGTCGGCGCTCAAAGCCGTGCCGGTGCTGGTGCTGGTCGGCACGAAGGACTACCTGACCCCGGTGGCGCACTCGGAGGACATCCTCAGGAGGCTTCCCGACGCCGAGCTATTGAAGATCGACAACAGCGGCCACGTGGTCATGCTCGAGAAGGCGGACGAGGTCAACGCCGCGCTGATTCCCTTCCTGGAGCGGGTGTCTTGA
- the alr gene encoding alanine racemase, protein MWQAEIRIDLDAIRDNVATLCAGTSAEVMAVVKADGYGHGMLPAARAALAGGATWLGVATLDEALTLRRAGLTSPMLAWLLGPGLPLHEGVEAEVDLNAGSLAQLDEVVAAARRVRRPARVHLKLDTGLSRGGSTPAEWPALVEAAAKAQADQDLEVVGIWSHFACSDAPGHETIDRQLAVFAEGLATAERYGVEPRYRHIANSAATLTRPDSHYDLVRPGVAIYGLSPLPGPPPAGLRPAMTARARVALTKRVPAGQGVSYGHAYHTARETTLALVPLGYGDGVPRHASNAGPVWLGGAVRHIAGRVCMDQFVLDCGDDPIAVGDVAVLFGAGDDGEPTATDWAEAIGTINYEIVTRFGGSRVPRIYDGSAGVPSPEETAE, encoded by the coding sequence ATGTGGCAGGCCGAGATCCGGATCGACCTCGACGCAATCCGGGACAATGTGGCGACGCTGTGCGCCGGCACGAGCGCCGAGGTCATGGCCGTGGTCAAGGCCGACGGCTACGGGCACGGCATGCTGCCGGCCGCCCGCGCGGCCCTCGCCGGCGGTGCCACCTGGCTGGGTGTGGCCACCCTCGACGAGGCCCTCACGTTGCGCAGGGCCGGGCTCACCTCTCCCATGCTGGCCTGGCTGCTCGGGCCGGGGTTGCCGCTGCACGAGGGCGTCGAGGCCGAGGTGGACCTCAACGCGGGCAGCCTGGCGCAGCTCGACGAGGTGGTCGCGGCCGCCCGCCGGGTCCGGCGCCCGGCCCGCGTGCATCTCAAGCTCGATACCGGCCTGTCTCGCGGCGGCTCGACGCCGGCCGAGTGGCCCGCCCTGGTGGAGGCGGCCGCGAAGGCCCAGGCCGATCAAGACCTGGAGGTCGTCGGGATCTGGAGTCACTTCGCGTGCTCCGACGCGCCCGGTCACGAGACGATCGACCGACAGCTCGCGGTCTTCGCCGAGGGGCTGGCGACCGCGGAGCGCTACGGCGTCGAGCCGCGCTACCGCCACATCGCCAACTCGGCGGCGACCCTCACCCGCCCCGACTCCCACTACGACCTGGTCCGGCCGGGCGTGGCCATCTACGGGCTGTCGCCGCTGCCGGGCCCGCCGCCGGCCGGGTTGCGCCCGGCGATGACGGCCCGGGCGCGGGTCGCGCTCACCAAGCGGGTCCCGGCCGGGCAGGGAGTTTCGTACGGGCATGCGTACCACACCGCCCGCGAGACGACCCTGGCGCTGGTGCCGCTCGGCTACGGCGACGGCGTGCCGCGGCATGCCTCCAATGCGGGGCCGGTGTGGCTCGGCGGCGCGGTGCGCCACATCGCGGGCCGGGTGTGCATGGACCAGTTCGTGCTGGATTGCGGTGACGACCCGATCGCGGTGGGCGACGTGGCGGTCCTGTTCGGCGCCGGCGACGACGGCGAGCCGACGGCGACCGACTGGGCCGAGGCGATCGGCACGATCAATTACGAGATCGTCACGCGCTTCGGTGGGTCGCGGGTGCCGCGCATCTACGACGGCTCGGCGGGTGTTCCGTCGCCCGAGGAGACGGCTGAATGA
- the tsaE gene encoding tRNA (adenosine(37)-N6)-threonylcarbamoyltransferase complex ATPase subunit type 1 TsaE, with protein MNTTGIRLPTVDDTRAFGRRLAALLRPGDLLLLTGPLGAGKTALVQGIGAGLKVLGDITSPTFVIARVHRPDRERGGEVPLVHADAYRLGDAADPRAEIDDLDLDASADGAVTVVEWGAGLVEQLNDEYLAVRIDRLDDDTRVIDLMPHGGDWAARLEKL; from the coding sequence TTGAACACAACCGGCATCCGCCTGCCCACTGTGGACGACACGCGCGCGTTCGGTCGCCGGCTCGCGGCCCTGCTGCGCCCCGGAGATCTGTTGCTGCTGACCGGTCCGCTCGGCGCCGGCAAGACCGCGCTGGTGCAGGGCATCGGCGCCGGGCTGAAGGTGCTCGGCGACATCACGTCGCCGACGTTCGTGATCGCCCGGGTGCACCGGCCCGATCGGGAGCGTGGGGGCGAGGTTCCGCTGGTGCACGCGGACGCGTACAGGCTGGGTGATGCGGCCGACCCGCGCGCGGAGATCGACGATCTCGACCTGGACGCCTCCGCCGACGGCGCGGTCACCGTTGTGGAGTGGGGTGCGGGCCTGGTCGAGCAGCTCAACGACGAGTATCTCGCGGTGCGCATCGACCGCCTCGACGACGACACCCGGGTGATCGACCTGATGCCCCACGGCGGAGACTGGGCGGCCCGCCTCGAGAAGCTGTGA
- a CDS encoding holo-ACP synthase → MIVSCGIDVVLVERFARALERTPLLADRLFTDAERTTPSGNPRSAESLAARFAAKEAVAKALGAPAGLRWHDCEIVSDPDGRPWLTVSGTVAAVAVERGVNRWHLSLSHDGGIASAMVVAEA, encoded by the coding sequence GTGATCGTGTCTTGCGGGATCGACGTGGTGCTGGTCGAGCGGTTCGCCCGGGCACTGGAGCGCACGCCCCTGCTTGCGGACCGGCTCTTCACCGACGCGGAGCGGACGACGCCGTCCGGCAACCCGCGGTCGGCGGAGTCGCTGGCCGCACGCTTCGCGGCCAAGGAAGCAGTGGCCAAGGCCCTCGGCGCGCCCGCGGGGTTGCGGTGGCACGACTGCGAGATCGTCTCGGATCCGGACGGCAGGCCGTGGCTGACCGTATCCGGTACGGTCGCGGCGGTGGCCGTCGAGCGGGGGGTCAACCGGTGGCATCTGTCGCTGTCCCACGACGGCGGCATCGCCTCGGCCATGGTGGTCGCCGAGGCCTGA
- a CDS encoding NAD(P)H-hydrate dehydratase: MRQAWRVADVRSAEKALMATLPDGSLMQRAAAGLARRCALLLRDGGGVYGATVVLLVGSGDNGGDTLFAGARLAARGAAVRAVLLSPERAHVAGLAALRQAGGRVVADLPDRADLVVDGIVGIGASGGLRPQAAALVARLGALRARDGARPPVVAVDVPSGVSVDTGDVPGDAVHADVTVTFGCLKPAHVVGPAAARAGHVDLVDIGLGATLRTTAAVRVPDASDVVSWWPRPGATSDKYSRGVVGLATGSATYPGAAVLSVAGALAGPTGLVRYAGSAGREVVRRHPSVIAAERVADAGRVQAWVCGSGLGTGDDARRELRSVLASSVPVLLDADALTLLVDGQHAAGLRRDAPLVITPHDREFARLAGEAPGADRVGAACRLAAWMNAVVLLKGDRTIVATPSGEAWANPTATADLATAGSGDVLAGLLGSLLAAGVPAQRAAVAAAYVHGLAGRRAGLDGPATASDVAAALRPVLADLR, translated from the coding sequence ATGCGGCAGGCATGGCGGGTTGCGGACGTACGCTCGGCGGAGAAGGCCCTGATGGCGACCCTGCCCGACGGTTCACTCATGCAGCGCGCCGCGGCCGGTCTGGCGCGTCGCTGTGCGCTGCTGTTGCGCGACGGTGGCGGCGTCTACGGCGCGACGGTCGTGCTCCTGGTGGGCAGCGGCGACAACGGCGGCGACACCCTCTTTGCGGGTGCCCGGCTGGCCGCGCGTGGCGCAGCGGTTCGGGCTGTCCTCCTCAGTCCTGAGCGCGCCCACGTCGCCGGGCTCGCCGCGCTGCGTCAGGCGGGTGGCCGTGTGGTCGCCGACCTGCCGGACCGCGCGGATCTCGTCGTCGACGGCATTGTCGGCATCGGCGCGAGCGGTGGCCTGCGACCTCAGGCGGCGGCACTGGTCGCCCGGCTCGGTGCCTTGCGCGCGCGGGACGGCGCGCGGCCTCCGGTCGTGGCGGTGGATGTGCCGAGCGGGGTGTCGGTGGACACCGGCGACGTGCCGGGCGACGCGGTGCACGCCGACGTCACGGTGACCTTCGGATGCCTTAAGCCCGCGCATGTGGTGGGTCCCGCCGCCGCGCGGGCGGGCCACGTCGACCTGGTGGACATCGGCCTGGGTGCGACGCTGCGCACGACCGCCGCCGTACGCGTCCCCGACGCGTCCGACGTCGTCTCGTGGTGGCCCCGCCCGGGCGCCACCTCGGACAAGTACTCCCGTGGCGTGGTGGGCCTGGCGACCGGCTCGGCGACGTATCCGGGCGCGGCGGTGCTCTCCGTCGCCGGCGCGCTGGCCGGCCCGACCGGCCTGGTGCGCTACGCGGGCAGCGCCGGGCGTGAGGTGGTGCGCCGGCATCCGTCGGTGATCGCCGCGGAGCGGGTCGCCGACGCCGGACGTGTACAGGCCTGGGTGTGCGGGTCCGGGCTCGGGACCGGCGACGACGCGCGTCGGGAGCTGCGCAGCGTCCTGGCCAGCTCGGTGCCCGTCCTGCTCGACGCCGACGCGCTGACGTTGCTGGTCGACGGGCAGCACGCCGCCGGCCTGCGACGGGACGCGCCCCTGGTGATCACCCCGCACGACCGGGAGTTCGCCCGGCTGGCCGGGGAGGCGCCGGGCGCCGACCGGGTCGGCGCCGCCTGCCGGCTCGCCGCGTGGATGAACGCGGTCGTCCTGCTGAAGGGGGACCGCACCATCGTGGCGACGCCGTCCGGCGAGGCGTGGGCCAATCCCACGGCCACCGCCGACCTGGCGACCGCCGGATCGGGCGACGTGCTGGCGGGATTGCTGGGTTCGCTGCTCGCCGCGGGAGTTCCCGCTCAGCGGGCGGCCGTGGCGGCGGCGTACGTGCACGGCCTGGCCGGGCGCAGGGCCGGGCTGGACGGCCCGGCCACGGCCTCCGACGTGGCCGCCGCGCTGCGTCCCGTCCTGGCGGACCTGCGGTGA
- a CDS encoding ABC transporter ATP-binding protein yields the protein MRDLPPADPGSPDHRSATRYLGWLARRTWVSVSAAILFAVVWMVCQAFVPAVIGRAIDAGLTERDGRELLIWSMVLLTVGLVQAGAGLLRHRRAVFNWLSAAYRTVQVAVRQAGRLGVALPRRLDAGEVVAIGTADITHIGNAIDITARGVGSVVAVLTVTTILLLTSVPLGLVVVLGIPVLMAVVSLLIRPLHRRQQAYREQQGRLTAHATDLVGGLRVLRGVGGEPVMSGRYRAESQRLRAAGVRVAWVECLLDAAQVLLPGIFLVLVTWLGARFAISGRITVGQLVSFYGYAAFLVSPLRQLTETIDKLTRGHVSGRRVVSMLRVRSDLRGPSLPRPAPERGELVDPVSGVVVRPGMVTAIAAAVPADAVTIADRLGHYTAAGAGTTLAGVPLKDLDLASVRERIVVADNDARLFSGPLREDLDPEGTGRALAALAEASAADVVEALPDGLDSEVAERGRSFSGGQQQRLRLARALVADPEILVLVEPTSAVDAHTEARIAARLGAARHGRTTVVCSTSPLVLDRADHVLYVEDGVVIAEGTHRELLDGSFAYARTVLRE from the coding sequence ATGCGAGATCTGCCCCCCGCCGATCCCGGCTCTCCTGACCACCGGTCCGCCACCCGCTATCTGGGGTGGCTCGCCCGGCGCACATGGGTATCCGTCAGCGCCGCGATCCTCTTCGCGGTGGTCTGGATGGTCTGCCAGGCCTTCGTGCCCGCCGTCATCGGCCGGGCCATCGACGCCGGGCTGACCGAGCGCGACGGCCGCGAGCTGCTGATCTGGAGCATGGTCCTGCTGACCGTGGGCCTCGTGCAGGCCGGCGCCGGCCTGCTGCGCCACCGCCGGGCCGTCTTCAACTGGCTCTCGGCCGCCTACCGTACGGTGCAGGTCGCGGTCCGGCAGGCCGGCCGGCTCGGCGTCGCGTTGCCGCGGCGGCTCGACGCGGGCGAGGTCGTGGCCATCGGTACGGCGGACATCACCCACATCGGCAACGCCATCGACATCACCGCCCGGGGTGTCGGCTCGGTCGTCGCCGTCCTCACCGTCACCACGATCCTGCTGCTCACCTCGGTCCCGTTGGGCCTCGTGGTGGTGCTCGGCATCCCCGTGCTGATGGCCGTCGTCAGCCTGCTGATCCGGCCCCTGCACCGGCGCCAGCAGGCGTACCGGGAGCAGCAGGGCCGGCTCACCGCCCACGCCACCGACCTGGTCGGCGGCCTGCGGGTGCTGCGCGGCGTCGGCGGCGAGCCGGTGATGTCGGGGCGCTACCGCGCCGAGTCGCAGCGGCTGCGGGCGGCCGGGGTGCGCGTGGCCTGGGTGGAGTGCCTGCTCGACGCGGCGCAGGTGCTCCTGCCCGGCATCTTCCTGGTGCTGGTCACCTGGCTGGGTGCACGCTTCGCGATCTCCGGGCGGATCACCGTGGGCCAGCTCGTCTCCTTCTACGGGTACGCGGCCTTCCTGGTCTCCCCGCTGCGCCAGCTCACCGAGACGATCGACAAGCTGACCCGCGGCCACGTGTCGGGGCGCCGCGTCGTGTCGATGCTGCGGGTCCGCTCGGACCTGCGCGGGCCGTCCCTGCCGAGGCCCGCCCCGGAGCGGGGTGAGCTGGTCGATCCGGTGTCCGGTGTGGTCGTCCGGCCGGGGATGGTCACCGCGATCGCGGCCGCGGTGCCGGCCGACGCGGTCACCATCGCGGATCGGCTCGGCCACTACACCGCGGCCGGCGCGGGGACGACGCTTGCCGGCGTACCGTTGAAGGATCTTGATCTGGCGAGCGTGCGCGAGCGGATCGTGGTGGCCGACAACGACGCCCGGCTGTTCTCCGGGCCGTTGCGCGAGGATCTTGATCCGGAGGGCACCGGGCGCGCCCTGGCCGCCCTGGCCGAGGCGTCCGCCGCCGACGTCGTGGAGGCGCTGCCCGACGGCCTGGACAGCGAGGTCGCGGAGCGGGGCCGCAGCTTCTCCGGAGGACAGCAGCAGCGGTTGCGGCTCGCCCGCGCCCTCGTCGCCGACCCGGAGATCCTCGTGCTGGTCGAACCGACCAGCGCCGTGGACGCGCATACCGAGGCGCGTATCGCGGCCCGGCTCGGGGCCGCCCGCCACGGCCGCACGACGGTCGTCTGCTCGACCAGCCCGCTGGTGCTGGACCGCGCCGATCACGTCCTCTACGTCGAGGACGGGGTGGTGATCGCCGAGGGAACCCATCGCGAACTGCTGGACGGCAGCTTCGCTTACGCGAGGACGGTGCTGCGCGAGTGA